In Mesorhizobium sp. M9A.F.Ca.ET.002.03.1.2, the DNA window ACGGGCAAGGCGGGCGCCGCCCCGGTCTTCCTGATCGACGAGCTCGACCGCACCGACGAGGCCTTCGAGGCATTCCTGCTCGAAATCCTCTCGGACTTCCAGGTGACGGTGCCCGAGCTCGGCACGATCAAGGCGGAGGAGCCGCCGATCGTCATCATCACCACCAACCGCACACGCGAGATTCACGACGCGCTGAAGCGGCGCTGTCTCTATCACTGGGTCGACTATCCAAGCGCCGAGCGCGAACTGGAGATCGTGCGCAGAAAGGTACCGCAGGCCAACAGCCGGCTGTCGGCCGAGGTTGTTTCGTTCATCCAGAAGCTGCGCCAGATCGAGCTGTTCAAGGTCCCGGGCGTCGCCGAGACCATCGACTGGGCGGGCGCGCTGACCGAACTCGACAAGGTGGCGCTCGATCCAGAAACCGTTTCAGACACGATCGGCGTGCTGTTGAAGTACCAGGACGACATTGCCCGCATCGAACAGGGCGAGGGCCGGCGCATCCTCAACGAGGTGAAGGCCGAGCTTTCGGCGGCGGAGTAGGGCGATGGCAACGCCGCGTCCCGAACCGAAAGAGGCGACGCCGGACGGGCGGATAGCCGACAACATCGTCTATTTCGCCCGCACCTTGCGCAAGGCCGGCATGCGGGTCGGGCCAGCCACGGTCAAGGATGCGATCGAGGCGGTGCTGGCCGCCGGCATAGGTTCCCGCGACGATTTCTACTGGACGCTGCATGCCGTTCTGGTGTCGCGGCACGAGGACCACGCCACTTTCGACGAGACTTTCCGGCTGTTCTGGAAATCGCGCGAGCTGATCGAAAAGATGCTGGCGATGTTTTTGCCGGTGGCGCCCGATAACAAAGAGAAGCAAAAACCCCGCGCGGCTGAGAACCGCGTCAGCCAGGCGATGTTCGAGGGCCATCAGAGAAACCAGCCGGTGCAGGAAATCCCGGAGATCGAGGTCGACGCGCGCTTTACATTTTCCGGTAACGAGGTGCTGAGGGTAAGGACTTTGCCCAGATGAACGCCGCCGAGATGGCCGACGCCAAGAAAGCGATCGCCGAGCTGCGGCTGCCCTTCGACATGGTCAGGACGCGACGCTTCAAATCCGACGCGCATGGCCGCCGCATCGATCCGCGCGCCATGATGCGATCCGTCGCGCGCACCGGTGGCGAATTGATCCTGCCGAAATTCCGGTCGCCGCGCGAGGTTCACCCGCCGCTGGTCGTGCTTGCCGACATTTCCGGTTCGATGAGCCAGTACACGCGCATCTTCCTGCATTTCCTGCATGCGCTGACCGAAAAGCGCCGGCGCGTGCATGCCTTCGTCTTCGGCACCAGGCTCACCAATCTGACGCGGCAGATGCGCCATCGCGATCCCGACGCGGCACTCGCCGACTGTTCGGCAGCGGTGAAGGACTGGTCGGGCGGCACCCGCATCGGCGATACGCTGGCCGAATTCAACCTGATATGGTCGCGGCGCGTGCTGGGGCAGGGCGCGGTCGTTCTCCTGATCACCGATGGGCTGGAGCGCGACGACGTTGCCGGACTGTCGGAGGAAATGGAGCGTCTGCACAAATCCTGTCGGCGGCTGATCTGGCTGAACCCGCTGCTGCGCTTCGATGGCTTCGAGGCGCGCGCCCGCGGCGTCAAGGCGATGCTGCCGCATGTCGACGAATTCCGTTCCGTGCACAATCTCGATGCGCTCGCCGATCTGTGCGCCTCGCTGGACAAGAAGTCGGCGCGGTCGGTCGATCCACGCCGGTGGATTGAGGGTGGCGCCAGAGACGCCGCATAACCACATGTCTTCTCCGGGAGAAACGATCATGAAGAACAGCATTTATCTGGATGAGGCCCGCGATCCGCTGATCGTCGCGGAAGGCTGGATGAAGGACGGCAAGGATGTCGCCATTGCCACCGTGGTAGAAACCTGGGGCTCGGCGCCGCGTCCGGTCGGCAGCCATCTTGTCATTGATGCGGACGGCAATTTCCAAGGTTCCGTTTCTGGCGGCTGCGTCGAAGGCGCGGTGGTGGCCGAGGCGGTCGACGTGATCGAAAGCGGCAAGGCGAAGATGCTGGAATTCGGTGTCGCCGATGAAACCGCCTGGCAGGTCGGCCTGTCCTGCGGCGGCCGTATCAAAGTCTATGTAGAGCGGCTGGGTTAGGCCGGGCACGATGGATC includes these proteins:
- a CDS encoding MoxR family ATPase → MTELKPRPAPRTIDETLDLLTGADYVADRSLATVLFLSLRMKRPLFLEGEAGVGKTEIAKVLAQALGRRLIRLQCYEGLDVSSAVYEWNYAAQMIEIRMEEAAGKVDRSDMERNVFSEKYLIRRPVLDALTGKAGAAPVFLIDELDRTDEAFEAFLLEILSDFQVTVPELGTIKAEEPPIVIITTNRTREIHDALKRRCLYHWVDYPSAERELEIVRRKVPQANSRLSAEVVSFIQKLRQIELFKVPGVAETIDWAGALTELDKVALDPETVSDTIGVLLKYQDDIARIEQGEGRRILNEVKAELSAAE
- a CDS encoding XdhC family protein, coding for MKNSIYLDEARDPLIVAEGWMKDGKDVAIATVVETWGSAPRPVGSHLVIDADGNFQGSVSGGCVEGAVVAEAVDVIESGKAKMLEFGVADETAWQVGLSCGGRIKVYVERLG